The sequence GGATGTTTCATTAAAATGATTTATTTAAAGAAAGTTATCCATTATCCAAAAAACGTTCCAAAAATAAGCAAATTGCCTTGTTAGGCTTAATAAGAAATTGCTAATTTTACCGAACATATATCTTTTCAAAATAAATAATTTATGACTACTTCAATTCTGACTGACAATTCCCTTAAATTTTTAGAAGAATACTTAAACAACGCCTCTCCTACTGGCTACGAATGGGACGGACAAAAATTGTGGATGAATTATCTGAAGCCTTACGTTGATGAGTTTTTCACAGATACCTACGGAACCGCAGTAGGTGTTATAAATCCCAAAGCCAAATTTAAGGTTGTAATTGAAGGTCACGCAGATGAAATTTCCTGGTACGTAAACTATATCTGCGACAGCGGACTGCTTTACGTTATTAGAAACGGAGGAAGCGATCACCAAATTGCTCCTTCAAAAATTGTGAATATTCATACCAAAAATGGTATTATAAAAGGTGTTTTTGGATGGCCGGCGATTCACACCCGTAATAAAGCAAAGGAAGAAGCTCCAAAACCCGATAACATTTTTATAGATGTGGGCGCGAAGGATAAAGAAGAAGTGGAAAAAATGGGCATACACGTGGGTTGTGTAATTACCTATCCAGATCAATTCCATATTTTGAACGGTGATAAATTTGTGTGCCGAGCATTAGACAACAGAATGGGTGGGTTTATGATTGCTGAAGTTGCACGATTGCTTCACGAAAACAAAACAAAACTTCCTTTTGGACTTTATATTACGAATTCGGTTCAAGAAGAAATCGGACTTCGTGGTGCCGAAATGATTGCCGAACGCATAAAGCCAAACGTTGCAATCGTTACGGACGTTACCCACGATACCACAACGCCAATGATTGATAAAAAGAAACAAGGACTGGCAGAAATTGGCTGTGGCCCTGTAATTGCCTACGCTCCAGCAGTACAACAAAAACTTCGCGATTTGATAGTTAATACTGCTGAAAAGAAACTGATTCCATTCCAAAGAGCGGCACTTTCTAGAGCTACTGGTACGGATACAGATGCTTTTGCTTATAGTAACGGTGGCGTAGCAAGCGCCTTAATTTCGCTACCATTAAGATATATGCACACTACTGTGGAAATGGTTCATCGTGATGATGTGGAAAATGTAATAAAACTTATTTATGAAACGCTTTTAAACATAAAAGACGGAGAAACTTTCAGTTATTTCGATTAATAAAAAATTCGTTTCTTTTTAATAACAAACCTTTACAATTCTTGAATTGTAAAGGTTTGTTTTTTGTTATGTTCGCCTAAAAATCTAGCATTCTCTGTTATTCAGCACCTTTTTCTTTGGATTGTTTCTTCTCATTAGCTTCCTAAAATATTGGGGTGTCAGGTTTGAAATTTATGACGACTTTTCGAGTTAATCAGACATTGCAATTGGTACCGCACAGCCTTTGGGTTTTAAGCTTAAGGAGAATTTCAACATACCTTATTTAGCTAAAATATTACAGATTTTTTGGCAACGCAGGTACATTAAACTCAACTCTAGTGAAGGTTTAATGAGAATTTTTATTTCCATCTATAATTTCTCTCTCTTCAACTTTTCAAAATAAATCTTCGCTTCCTTTATAACTTTTGGTGCTAAAAGAATGGTCGCTGTCATCGTAGGAATGGCCATTAGCGCAAAGAAAGTATCTATCAAATTAATCATCATACTAAGTGAAGTTGTTGCTCCAACAATAATACTGGCGATATAAAAATAATTATAGATTCCTTTGTTTTTTGCGCCAAATAGAAACGACATACACTTACTGCCGTAATACGAATAGGAAAACAACGAAGAAATACTGAAAACGGCGATACAAACCAATAAGCCATATTTTCCATACACTGGAATACTTTCCTCAAAAGCTGAAGCTGTCAAGCTCACACCATTTGCATCGCTACTTTGCCAAACGCCCGTAACCAAAATTGCCAAAGCCGTGAGCGTACAAATTATCAAAGTATCAATTGCTGGCCCCAACATTGCCACAAGCCCTTCACGAATAGGTTCGTTAGTTTTTGCTGCGCCGTGAGCCATAGGCGCCGTGCCTATCCCCGCTTCGTTGGAAAAAGCACCACGACGAATTCCCAAAAGAATTATTCCGCCAATTGCACCGCCTAAGAAAGCATCACCTTTATAAAAATTTGCGGAGAAAGCATCTGTAAAAATCATTCCCAGATATTTTGGAACTACATCAATATGAGTTCCTAATATAATCAAAACCAAAACGAAATAAAGCGCCACCATTCCAGGAACCATTTTGGAAGCCGTTTTACTAATGCGTCCCAAACCGCCCAAAATAACTATTGATGTGATTACAGCTAAAATCAAACCGATTACTAAATCTGTTTTAAAACCGTAGTACATTCCAGCCGGTTTTAGAAGTATATCGTTTATTGCCTGCGTAAGTTGGTTTACATTGAAAACTGGTAAAGCACCCACCAATCCAGCAACACTAAACATAATTGCCAAAGGCATCCATTTTTTGCCCAAGCCTTCGGTTATAAAATACATTGGTCCACCCTGAATTTTTCCTTCGGAATCTTTTCCTCTGTAAAGAATTGCTAAAGTTGCTGTGAAAAACTTGGTAGACATTCCAATAACGGCGCTCACCCACATCCAAAAAACGGCGCCTGGACCACCAATGGCTATGGCTACGGCTACTCCCGCAATATTCCCCATTCCAACTGTCGCTGAAAGCGCGGTGGTTAAAGCTTGAAAGTGTGTGATTTCGCCAGCATCGCTTTCGTTATCATATTTTCCGCGAAGTACTGCAAGGGCGTGACCTAAATAACGAAAAGGTAAAAATTTAATTCGGATTAAAAGATACAATCCACCGCCAATCAAAAGTATCAAAAGCGGTAAACCCCAAGCTACGGAGGCCATTGCTGCAATAAATTTATCTACTTTTTCCAAGTTTAGTTTTTAAAAGTTTATAATAAATGTAGACAAGTCAAAATCATATTTAGCTAAAAAGGGTGTTACGTTATTTTTCGCCACGAATTCACGAGTCCAGAAAAACCATTGGTTTTTCAATTAAAAAATTAAACATTCGTGAATTCGTGGCAACAATCATAAAAATAAATTTATGCGTTTGCCTTACGAATGTAGTGTTAAAATTTTTAAAATTAACAGGGAAATTGTTACTTGCAACACCAAATGAAAAAACAACTAACCATTTTCTTTCTTTTTGTGTCGTTTTTAAGTTTTGCCCAGTCAGAGCGAGAGTGGAAAAAAAGCGCGCTTACATTTACTCCTGAAATTCTTTTAGGTAAAACGATGGAGGCTAATGGAGGCTTTCCTGAAACGAAACTTCAAAAGCAACTTCTTTTTAATATTGGTCGTTATCACACCAACAATCCACAGGAATGGGCGCAGCGTTTGAAAGGACCAAAAACCGGACTTACCATTGGTGTCACCGATTTTGGAAGTTTGGACAGTTTGGGACTCGGTATTACCGCAATGCCTTTTATTGAATTTCAAGCTTTTGGAAGCCATCGTTGGAAAGTATTGTCGGGGTTGGGCGCTTCCTATTTTACCAAAAAATATGACGAAATATCGAATCCAAGAAACCAAGCGGTAACTACAGATGTAACTTGGGCCTTTAGAACCTATCTCTATTACCAATTTCTTTCAACAAAAAATATCGATTGGCGAGCTGGTTTGGGTTATTCGCACCATTCTAATGGTCATACGCATTTGCTGAACCAGGGTTATAATTCATTTTTGGTAAGTGTTTCCGCAGATATAAAAAATCCTTTAAAACGTGCCGAAATTGTTTCAGATGGAACGATTCCGCAGTATAAAAGAACAGTTTACGATTATTATGCAATTCGCGGCGGACTTGGGCAAAATGTATTTGCCCTGGCATTCAACGATCGAAAAAATGTTTACACCATTGCCGGGGAATACGGACGGGTTTACAACAATACTTTTAAAGTTGGACTTGGGTTTTATTACCGATTTTACCAGCATTACTACGATTATATTAAAAGAAATGAATCCTTAGTTCAGGACGAAAGAGAGTTTGATTATTTTAAGGAGAATCCGTGGTCCAACGCTACCAATTTTGGAGTTAGTCTTCACGGCGAAGTGTTTTTGAACCACGTTGGTATTGATTTGCAAGTGGGCTATAACTTTCACAAACCTGCTTACAAAATGGAGTGGCGCATAAATGAAGGCTGGGACAATACTCCAAAAGATATTCCAGATTATTGGATGCTTGGCGAACTAGATTCAAGTTATAAAAAGAAGAACCGCATTTCTACACGATTGGGTATAAAATATTATTTAATTGGAATGGAAAACGCGCCCAAAAATAATATTTACTTGGGTGCTAACCTCAACTCTAACTTGGGTCAAGCAGATTTTACAGAGCTTAGTATTGGTTATGTTCACAGATTTAAAAAACGTGATAGATAGTGAAAAGAATGAATTTAAACTTTTATAAATAGTATGCATATTGACAATTACTGAACCAAATGAAATTACTTTTTGGTTCTTTATTTATGCTGTGTACGTTACTTTCACAAGGTCAAACTATAAATTGGGTGGAAGATGCGCTTCTCTTCAATCCTGAAATTCTGATTGGAAAAACACTAGAAGCCAACGTTAATTTTCCACAGACAAAACCTCAAAAGCAGCTTATTTTTAATATTGGAAGGTATCAATCCTCAAACAAACAGGAATGGGCGATGCGATTAAAAAGCCCAAAAACAGGGTA comes from Aequorivita sublithincola DSM 14238 and encodes:
- a CDS encoding alanine/glycine:cation symporter family protein, which codes for MEKVDKFIAAMASVAWGLPLLILLIGGGLYLLIRIKFLPFRYLGHALAVLRGKYDNESDAGEITHFQALTTALSATVGMGNIAGVAVAIAIGGPGAVFWMWVSAVIGMSTKFFTATLAILYRGKDSEGKIQGGPMYFITEGLGKKWMPLAIMFSVAGLVGALPVFNVNQLTQAINDILLKPAGMYYGFKTDLVIGLILAVITSIVILGGLGRISKTASKMVPGMVALYFVLVLIILGTHIDVVPKYLGMIFTDAFSANFYKGDAFLGGAIGGIILLGIRRGAFSNEAGIGTAPMAHGAAKTNEPIREGLVAMLGPAIDTLIICTLTALAILVTGVWQSSDANGVSLTASAFEESIPVYGKYGLLVCIAVFSISSLFSYSYYGSKCMSFLFGAKNKGIYNYFYIASIIVGATTSLSMMINLIDTFFALMAIPTMTATILLAPKVIKEAKIYFEKLKREKL
- a CDS encoding acyloxyacyl hydrolase; this encodes MKKQLTIFFLFVSFLSFAQSEREWKKSALTFTPEILLGKTMEANGGFPETKLQKQLLFNIGRYHTNNPQEWAQRLKGPKTGLTIGVTDFGSLDSLGLGITAMPFIEFQAFGSHRWKVLSGLGASYFTKKYDEISNPRNQAVTTDVTWAFRTYLYYQFLSTKNIDWRAGLGYSHHSNGHTHLLNQGYNSFLVSVSADIKNPLKRAEIVSDGTIPQYKRTVYDYYAIRGGLGQNVFALAFNDRKNVYTIAGEYGRVYNNTFKVGLGFYYRFYQHYYDYIKRNESLVQDEREFDYFKENPWSNATNFGVSLHGEVFLNHVGIDLQVGYNFHKPAYKMEWRINEGWDNTPKDIPDYWMLGELDSSYKKKNRISTRLGIKYYLIGMENAPKNNIYLGANLNSNLGQADFTELSIGYVHRFKKRDR
- a CDS encoding M42 family metallopeptidase, with translation MTTSILTDNSLKFLEEYLNNASPTGYEWDGQKLWMNYLKPYVDEFFTDTYGTAVGVINPKAKFKVVIEGHADEISWYVNYICDSGLLYVIRNGGSDHQIAPSKIVNIHTKNGIIKGVFGWPAIHTRNKAKEEAPKPDNIFIDVGAKDKEEVEKMGIHVGCVITYPDQFHILNGDKFVCRALDNRMGGFMIAEVARLLHENKTKLPFGLYITNSVQEEIGLRGAEMIAERIKPNVAIVTDVTHDTTTPMIDKKKQGLAEIGCGPVIAYAPAVQQKLRDLIVNTAEKKLIPFQRAALSRATGTDTDAFAYSNGGVASALISLPLRYMHTTVEMVHRDDVENVIKLIYETLLNIKDGETFSYFD